In Candidatus Rokuibacteriota bacterium, the following are encoded in one genomic region:
- a CDS encoding iron ABC transporter permease — protein MIWLVLKSLSRPGGEGLTLGNYVVAFGTWRYLEAIWNSLQVAFAVAVLGLLMGVPSAWAVARTDMPLKRLVQTCVLGSFITPAFLGAIAWILLAGPNAGWLNQVFTTLTGAAAGPFNVYSLTGLIVVIALYTYPYAFLFTTTALELMSSEMEDAAAILGASVFRTMAAVTVPLALPALAAAFIMAFLESVAIFGSPLLIAVPARIQVITTQLFQFFQFPSKVELAAAYALPLLLMTAGLLWVQRRLLVRKHFATFGGKGGARRIVRLGRWRYVFLGYCLLVATLSLFLPYLVLLSASLSKAWARGWTWANFTLEHFRWVLLTHDTTRGAIVNSLIFSAAAATAAVALAFLVAYMSNRRLGRGAHLLGYVAMAPYVIPGIVLAIGFLAAYARPPLFLYGTAWIMILAFTTRFLPIAYANSDAALKSVHSELEDAARIAGAGPFLTLREVTVPLIKRGILGGWLLVLIAALRELSSAIFLFSANTKVMSIVLIDLSEEGDFERLATLGVVMLVVTTGLVLIGYRIVGRQFLATRE, from the coding sequence ATGATCTGGCTGGTGCTCAAGTCGCTCTCGCGGCCCGGCGGCGAGGGCCTGACGCTCGGGAACTACGTCGTCGCGTTCGGCACGTGGCGCTACCTCGAGGCCATCTGGAACTCGCTGCAGGTGGCCTTCGCGGTGGCGGTGCTCGGCCTCCTGATGGGCGTGCCGAGCGCCTGGGCGGTGGCGCGCACCGACATGCCGCTGAAGCGGCTCGTGCAGACGTGCGTGCTGGGCTCCTTCATCACCCCGGCCTTCCTGGGAGCGATCGCCTGGATCCTCCTGGCCGGACCGAATGCGGGCTGGCTCAACCAGGTCTTCACGACCCTGACGGGCGCGGCCGCGGGGCCGTTCAACGTCTATTCCCTGACGGGGCTGATCGTCGTCATCGCGCTGTACACGTATCCCTACGCATTCCTCTTCACCACCACGGCGCTGGAGCTGATGTCCTCCGAGATGGAAGACGCCGCCGCGATCCTGGGCGCAAGCGTCTTCCGGACCATGGCGGCGGTGACGGTGCCGCTGGCCCTGCCGGCCCTCGCGGCCGCGTTCATCATGGCGTTCCTGGAATCGGTCGCCATCTTCGGCTCGCCGCTCCTCATCGCGGTGCCGGCGCGGATCCAGGTGATCACGACGCAGCTCTTCCAGTTCTTCCAGTTCCCCTCGAAGGTCGAGCTGGCGGCTGCCTACGCCTTGCCCCTGTTGCTCATGACGGCGGGGCTGCTCTGGGTCCAGCGGCGGCTCCTGGTGCGGAAGCACTTCGCCACCTTCGGCGGAAAGGGCGGCGCCCGGCGCATCGTGCGCCTCGGCCGCTGGCGCTACGTGTTCCTCGGGTACTGCCTCCTGGTCGCCACGCTGTCGCTGTTCCTCCCGTACCTCGTGCTGCTGAGCGCGTCCCTGTCGAAGGCCTGGGCGCGCGGATGGACGTGGGCGAATTTCACGCTGGAGCACTTCCGCTGGGTCCTGTTGACGCACGACACGACGCGGGGCGCGATCGTCAACAGCCTGATATTCAGCGCCGCGGCGGCCACCGCAGCGGTGGCGCTCGCGTTCCTGGTCGCGTACATGTCGAACCGGCGGCTCGGCCGCGGTGCCCACCTCCTCGGATATGTCGCGATGGCCCCGTACGTGATCCCCGGAATCGTGCTCGCGATCGGCTTCCTCGCTGCGTACGCGCGACCGCCGCTATTTCTCTACGGCACGGCCTGGATCATGATTCTCGCGTTCACCACGCGCTTCCTGCCGATCGCGTACGCCAACAGCGACGCGGCGTTGAAGAGCGTGCACTCGGAGCTGGAGGACGCCGCGCGCATCGCCGGCGCGGGCCCGTTCCTCACCTTGCGGGAGGTCACCGTGCCGCTCATCAAACGCGGCATCCTGGGGGGGTGGCTGCTGGTGCTGATCGCAGCCCTGCGGGAGCTGTCGTCCGCCATCTTCCTCTTCTCCGCCAACACGAAGGTGATGTCCATCGTGCTCATCGACTTGAGTGAGGAGGGCGACTTCGAGCGCCTGGCGACGCTCGGGGTCGTCATGCTGGTTGTGACGACCGGGCTCGTGCTGATCGGATACCGGATCGTGGGTCGCCAGTTCCTGGCGACACGGGAGTAA
- a CDS encoding amidohydrolase has protein sequence MDKYYVIDADGHVVEPLSLYREYTDPKWRDLVPKGRPYKMLNVGKPLGVPEATDEVPRPSENSRMLPGGDRDPHVRVKDMDTDLIDVAVCFPSLATSLCALENIELEAAMLTAYNRWMADHCAPYPKRLKGVMMVAMRDMDLAVKEIRRCAKEPWVVGICVSGHMDDKNLDHPFFSPLWTEAQEQDLPICVHAGTARPPYPLGTLELGNNFFLLHSMQHPMEQQRAVGALIGGGVLDRFSRVRFAFLESGCGWVPWFMERLDERFEKLRQHVPLCMKSPREHMTGPQCFFACDPDESSVEHFLAVMGEDRLIYASDYPHWDAKFPGTVEMIAARTTLSDRQKAKVLGGNAMRLFARLSA, from the coding sequence ATGGACAAGTACTACGTGATCGACGCAGACGGACACGTGGTCGAGCCGCTCTCGCTCTACCGCGAGTACACCGACCCCAAGTGGCGGGATCTCGTCCCCAAGGGGCGGCCATACAAGATGCTGAATGTCGGCAAGCCGCTGGGGGTGCCGGAGGCGACCGACGAGGTGCCGCGGCCGAGCGAGAACTCCAGGATGCTGCCGGGCGGTGACCGGGATCCCCACGTCCGGGTCAAGGACATGGACACGGACCTGATCGACGTTGCGGTCTGCTTCCCGTCGCTCGCCACCAGCCTGTGCGCCCTGGAAAACATCGAGCTCGAGGCGGCGATGCTCACGGCCTACAACCGCTGGATGGCTGACCACTGTGCCCCGTATCCCAAGCGGCTCAAGGGCGTGATGATGGTGGCGATGCGGGACATGGATCTCGCCGTGAAGGAGATCCGCCGGTGCGCCAAGGAGCCGTGGGTTGTGGGGATCTGCGTCTCGGGCCACATGGACGACAAGAACCTCGACCACCCGTTCTTCTCCCCCCTCTGGACGGAGGCCCAGGAGCAGGACCTGCCCATCTGCGTCCACGCGGGGACCGCGCGGCCCCCGTACCCGCTGGGGACCCTCGAGCTGGGCAACAACTTCTTTCTGCTCCACAGCATGCAGCACCCCATGGAGCAGCAGCGGGCCGTGGGCGCGCTCATCGGAGGCGGCGTGCTGGACCGGTTCTCAAGAGTCCGCTTTGCGTTCCTCGAGTCCGGGTGCGGATGGGTGCCGTGGTTCATGGAGCGGCTGGACGAGCGCTTCGAGAAGCTTCGCCAGCACGTACCGTTGTGCATGAAGTCGCCGCGGGAGCACATGACCGGACCGCAGTGCTTCTTCGCCTGCGACCCTGACGAATCGAGTGTCGAGCACTTTCTCGCAGTGATGGGAGAGGATCGTCTGATCTACGCGTCTGACTATCCGCACTGGGACGCGAAGTTCCCCGGCACGGTCGAGATGATCGCCGCTCGCACGACGCTGTCGGATCGACAGAAGGCGAAGGTCCTGGGCGGGAATGCCATGCGGCTCTTCGCGCGGCTCAGCGCCTAG
- a CDS encoding SDR family oxidoreductase translates to MDLGLEGQCCLITGGSRGIGRAAALALCREGARVAVAAREPAVLDETAAAIEAETGRRPVTVTADCTRPADVTAMVSAVTGRLGRIDILVNSVGAAKGGDFLRLTEEDWEDSLALKLMGQIRCCREVLAGMRAQGGGTIVNVIGHRGKQPDGHALPAGVANAGLMNFTLGLAQEEARHGIRVVGINPAPVETRRLQSVFETEARLQGVSTEEVRRRWLAHVPLGRAASPAEIAAVIAFLASPRASFVTGAILHVDGGATRCL, encoded by the coding sequence ATGGATCTCGGGCTTGAGGGCCAGTGCTGCCTGATCACCGGCGGCAGCCGCGGGATCGGGCGTGCCGCGGCGCTGGCACTCTGTCGCGAGGGAGCGCGCGTCGCGGTGGCAGCCCGGGAGCCGGCAGTCCTGGATGAGACGGCGGCTGCGATCGAGGCTGAGACCGGGCGGCGGCCCGTGACCGTCACGGCCGACTGTACGCGCCCGGCCGACGTGACGGCGATGGTGAGCGCGGTGACCGGGCGGCTGGGCCGGATCGACATCCTGGTCAACTCCGTCGGGGCGGCCAAGGGCGGTGACTTTCTCCGGCTCACGGAGGAGGACTGGGAGGACAGCCTTGCGCTCAAGCTCATGGGCCAGATCCGCTGCTGCCGTGAAGTCCTGGCGGGGATGCGTGCCCAGGGCGGGGGGACGATCGTCAACGTCATCGGGCACCGGGGCAAGCAGCCGGACGGGCACGCCCTGCCGGCGGGCGTGGCCAACGCGGGGCTGATGAACTTCACGCTCGGGCTCGCCCAGGAAGAGGCCCGCCACGGCATCCGCGTCGTCGGCATCAACCCGGCCCCGGTCGAGACGCGTCGGCTGCAGTCGGTGTTCGAGACGGAGGCGCGGCTGCAGGGCGTTTCGACAGAGGAGGTCCGCCGCCGCTGGCTCGCTCACGTCCCGCTCGGGCGGGCGGCAAGTCCCGCGGAGATCGCCGCCGTGATCGCGTTCCTCGCCTCGCCGCGGGCGAGCTTCGTCACCGGGGCGATTCTCCACGTGGACGGTGGGGCGACGCGATGTCTATGA
- a CDS encoding extracellular solute-binding protein: MAKRLGGLRFSVMVGVVLLGVAASGVAVGADPKYDAAKKEGKVVWYVSMFDVDTAEQVRKAFEAKYPGVHVDVVRATAGVIYQRVLQESQAGVYPNDVFSSTEEGHYVGLKGKGLLEQYVPVDANKVIKRFQGLDPENYYQVASVGLILITHNSEKVPPGTAPKTWKEFLDPKWKGKISIGHPAFSGYVATWVLAVTKLYGWQYFEALAKQNPQIGRSIIDTVTMLNAGERMVAAGPDFITLKSKNKGNPVDLVYPEDGSVLMTAPSAIMKRGPHPNAAKLFMDFVMSVEYSQVLAKNGGAPLRPEVTPPKGLRPLTDVKLLRPTLEEIKTGIPAIIEKFRSTFGV, translated from the coding sequence ATGGCTAAGCGGCTGGGTGGTCTTCGCTTCTCGGTGATGGTGGGCGTCGTGTTGCTCGGGGTCGCTGCCTCGGGCGTGGCCGTCGGCGCGGACCCCAAGTACGACGCCGCCAAGAAGGAAGGCAAGGTCGTGTGGTACGTGTCGATGTTCGACGTCGACACGGCCGAGCAGGTGCGCAAGGCGTTCGAAGCAAAGTATCCCGGGGTGCACGTGGACGTCGTCCGGGCGACGGCTGGCGTGATCTACCAGCGTGTTCTCCAGGAAAGCCAGGCCGGCGTGTATCCGAACGACGTCTTCAGCAGCACGGAGGAAGGGCACTACGTGGGGCTGAAGGGGAAGGGGCTCCTCGAGCAGTACGTACCGGTCGATGCAAACAAGGTCATCAAGCGGTTCCAGGGACTCGATCCCGAGAATTACTACCAGGTCGCGTCGGTGGGACTGATCCTCATCACGCACAACTCGGAGAAGGTGCCGCCGGGCACGGCGCCGAAGACGTGGAAGGAGTTCCTGGACCCGAAGTGGAAGGGCAAGATCAGCATCGGGCATCCTGCGTTCAGCGGCTACGTGGCGACGTGGGTACTCGCCGTGACGAAGCTCTACGGATGGCAGTACTTCGAGGCCCTGGCCAAGCAGAATCCGCAAATCGGGCGCTCCATCATCGATACCGTCACGATGCTCAACGCGGGAGAGCGGATGGTCGCGGCCGGGCCTGACTTCATCACGCTGAAGAGCAAGAACAAGGGAAACCCCGTGGACCTCGTCTACCCGGAGGACGGCTCCGTGTTGATGACGGCTCCATCGGCCATCATGAAACGGGGGCCGCACCCCAACGCGGCGAAGCTGTTCATGGACTTCGTGATGTCGGTCGAGTACTCGCAGGTGCTGGCCAAGAACGGCGGCGCGCCGCTCCGGCCGGAGGTCACCCCCCCGAAGGGGCTCCGCCCGCTCACGGATGTCAAGCTGCTGAGGCCGACCCTGGAGGAGATCAAGACAGGCATCCCGGCGATCATCGAGAAGTTCCGGTCGACGTTCGGGGTCTAG
- a CDS encoding ABC transporter ATP-binding protein: MARVVLEGLTKRFGEVGAVRDVDLTIEDGQFVSLLGPSGCGKTTTLRLLAGFQEPDAGRIVVDGKVLSEPGRVVPPERRSMAMIFQSYAIWPHKTVFENVAFGLRLRKVPRREIEDRVSRILGVVRLQGLSGRYPNELSGGQQQRVALARSLVVEPQILLLDEPLSNLDANLREEMRFEIRRLHDEFRITTVYVTHDQAEAMVTSDRIAVMHEGRMEQIGPPEDIYERPQTQFVAGFIGRTNCLQGRLTLPDRVECSGVVLSVRCEGRRLEPGAPVVVSVRPQAIAIGEKGGGEACAGLNVFEGRIVRQVYLGEARDYLVGLAGTDLTLRVATGPRQAFQPGEMVRLTIAPEACRVIPV, translated from the coding sequence ATGGCGCGCGTCGTGCTGGAAGGGCTGACGAAGCGATTCGGAGAGGTGGGGGCGGTGCGGGATGTGGACCTGACGATCGAGGACGGACAGTTCGTGTCCCTGCTCGGGCCATCAGGGTGCGGAAAGACCACCACGCTCCGGTTGCTCGCCGGGTTCCAGGAGCCGGACGCGGGCCGCATCGTGGTCGACGGCAAGGTGCTGTCCGAGCCCGGCAGGGTCGTGCCGCCGGAGCGCCGCAGCATGGCCATGATCTTTCAGAGCTATGCGATCTGGCCCCACAAGACGGTCTTCGAGAACGTGGCGTTCGGGCTGCGGCTGCGCAAGGTTCCGCGGCGCGAGATCGAGGACCGCGTGAGTCGTATCCTGGGTGTTGTCCGGCTCCAGGGATTGTCGGGCCGGTACCCCAACGAGCTCTCCGGCGGCCAGCAGCAGCGTGTCGCCCTTGCCCGTTCGCTGGTGGTCGAGCCGCAGATCTTGCTCCTGGACGAGCCGCTGTCCAATCTCGACGCGAACCTGCGGGAGGAGATGCGGTTCGAGATCCGACGGCTGCACGACGAGTTCCGGATCACCACCGTCTACGTGACTCACGACCAGGCCGAGGCGATGGTCACCTCGGACCGGATCGCCGTGATGCACGAAGGTCGCATGGAGCAGATCGGGCCTCCGGAGGACATCTACGAGCGGCCGCAGACGCAGTTCGTTGCCGGCTTCATCGGCCGGACGAACTGCCTCCAGGGACGGCTGACCCTTCCCGATCGAGTCGAGTGCAGTGGCGTGGTGCTGTCCGTGCGGTGCGAGGGGCGGCGGCTCGAGCCCGGAGCCCCCGTCGTGGTCTCCGTCCGACCACAGGCGATCGCCATCGGGGAGAAAGGGGGCGGAGAGGCGTGCGCCGGGCTCAACGTCTTCGAGGGGCGAATCGTGCGCCAGGTCTATCTGGGGGAGGCCCGGGACTATCTCGTGGGCCTCGCTGGCACCGACCTCACGCTCCGGGTTGCGACGGGCCCGCGACAGGCTTTCCAGCCCGGCGAGATGGTCCGGCTGACGATCGCGCCGGAGGCCTGCCGGGTCATCCCCGTGTGA
- a CDS encoding N-formylglutamate amidohydrolase has protein sequence MSVPHYGTQPLPHITRADYREPWFETLAYGFADTFVGDLYSDLHEHGATVLVTPFSRMFVDVNRRRDDFEHHDGEVRSRRGVVRTHTMRDAAIFTRPLGLSDLEERLRTLYDPYYSAVEHWLAQLRRAYGYAMLLDGHTGSPRRMKDHQVIIGTRHDATCAPQLAATVAAVFTRHGFEVHENVSGYTGGNLVATYGHPRTRRVHAMQLEINASLLMTTSRDEFIAQVSRGRIPEKAEENIARVRQCLGEVLAALPSALATVHDS, from the coding sequence GTGAGCGTGCCCCACTACGGCACGCAGCCGTTGCCGCACATCACCCGCGCCGATTACCGCGAGCCCTGGTTCGAGACCCTCGCCTACGGGTTTGCCGATACCTTCGTGGGCGATCTCTACAGCGACCTGCATGAGCACGGGGCCACGGTCCTCGTGACGCCGTTTTCCCGCATGTTCGTCGACGTCAATCGCCGCCGCGACGACTTCGAGCACCACGACGGCGAGGTGCGCTCCCGCCGTGGGGTGGTGCGCACCCACACCATGCGCGATGCGGCCATCTTCACCCGCCCCCTCGGGCTCAGCGACCTCGAAGAGCGCTTGCGGACGCTCTACGATCCCTACTACTCGGCTGTGGAGCACTGGCTCGCCCAGCTGCGGCGGGCCTACGGGTATGCGATGCTCCTCGATGGCCATACCGGGAGCCCGCGCCGGATGAAGGACCATCAGGTGATCATCGGGACGCGCCACGACGCCACGTGCGCTCCCCAGCTCGCGGCGACCGTGGCGGCGGTGTTCACCCGCCACGGCTTCGAGGTGCACGAGAACGTCAGCGGCTATACCGGGGGCAACCTCGTCGCCACGTACGGTCACCCCCGGACCCGTCGCGTCCACGCCATGCAGTTGGAGATCAACGCGTCGTTGCTGATGACGACCAGCCGCGACGAGTTCATCGCCCAGGTGTCACGAGGGAGAATCCCCGAGAAGGCGGAAGAGAACATCGCCCGTGTGCGCCAGTGCCTCGGGGAGGTGCTCGCCGCCCTGCCCTCGGCTCTCGCCACCGTGCACGATTCGTAG
- a CDS encoding TIGR03617 family F420-dependent LLM class oxidoreductase, whose product MKVETQLPLGKVDPGLRSAPKLDLAAVPDGAREIEQLGFDGMVTGEIKTDPFIPLALAAGTTERISLTTAVAIAFPRSPTVTAMMAWDLQTLSRGRFILGLGTQVKGHIQRRYGLSWAPPVPRLREYIQALRAVWECWQHGKPLDVRGEHYNLSVMVPLFNPGPIAHPHIPVHIAAINKHMCQLAGEACDGIRPHPITTRRFITEVMLPNVKIGAARTGRRLEGFEVALSPLVAVGEDDAELAARLQDVRARIAFYASTRTYRPVFETHGWGGLVDRLHGLSTQQRWEEMPGHISDEVVETIAVVGTYRDLGRKILERYGDFATRIEFSLPVRKPGDAERLRGVIRELQGSGA is encoded by the coding sequence ATGAAGGTCGAGACGCAGCTTCCGCTGGGCAAGGTGGACCCGGGCCTGCGCAGCGCCCCGAAGCTGGACCTGGCGGCGGTGCCGGACGGGGCGCGCGAGATCGAGCAGCTCGGCTTCGACGGCATGGTCACGGGCGAGATCAAGACTGACCCCTTCATCCCGCTGGCGCTGGCGGCGGGCACGACGGAGCGGATCAGCCTGACCACGGCGGTTGCCATCGCCTTCCCCCGGAGCCCGACGGTCACCGCGATGATGGCGTGGGACCTCCAGACCCTGTCCAGGGGCCGGTTCATCCTCGGGCTGGGGACGCAGGTGAAGGGCCACATCCAGCGCCGCTACGGCCTGTCCTGGGCCCCGCCCGTGCCCCGGCTCCGCGAGTACATCCAGGCGCTCCGGGCGGTCTGGGAGTGCTGGCAGCACGGCAAGCCGCTCGACGTCCGTGGGGAGCACTACAACCTCTCCGTCATGGTCCCGCTCTTCAACCCGGGCCCCATCGCGCACCCGCATATCCCGGTCCATATCGCCGCCATCAACAAGCACATGTGCCAGCTGGCCGGGGAGGCGTGCGACGGGATCCGGCCGCACCCGATCACGACGCGGAGGTTCATCACGGAGGTCATGCTGCCCAACGTGAAGATCGGGGCCGCGAGGACGGGCCGCCGGCTCGAGGGGTTCGAGGTTGCCCTGAGCCCGCTCGTGGCCGTGGGGGAGGACGACGCGGAGCTGGCCGCGCGGCTGCAGGACGTCCGCGCGCGCATCGCCTTCTACGCTTCCACGCGGACGTACCGGCCCGTGTTCGAGACGCATGGCTGGGGCGGGCTGGTGGACCGGCTGCACGGGCTGTCGACACAGCAGCGCTGGGAGGAGATGCCCGGGCACATCTCCGACGAGGTGGTCGAGACCATCGCCGTCGTGGGGACGTACCGGGACCTGGGACGGAAGATCCTGGAGCGCTACGGCGACTTCGCGACGCGGATCGAGTTCAGTCTCCCGGTGCGCAAGCCCGGAGACGCCGAGCGGCTGCGGGGGGTGATCCGGGAGCTTCAGGGCAGCGGCGCCTGA
- a CDS encoding N-acyl homoserine lactonase family protein, with product MGPPRTARALYLMSGGWCSVERSVLNAGVGIAGERVLTPIPMAVVDTRDGWLLFDTGMNCEGLHDPEGTWGERAKTIQPRLVPEDDVRHRLGEVGVNPEEIRVVVNSHLHWDHCGGNRLFRHCPIVAQRAEMAFAREPSGCVGGGYMANHFDLPLTYDLIEGNQEIAPGVRTMTTRGHTPGHQSLLVDLESGRRVALCADAAYTYATLEHRLLSDNVWNGDETASSLERLRRLDAEGVMLVPGHEPALWARLGAPPVRLT from the coding sequence GTGGGCCCGCCCCGAACGGCCCGTGCGCTCTACCTCATGAGTGGCGGCTGGTGTTCCGTTGAGCGGAGTGTCCTGAACGCAGGCGTCGGCATCGCGGGAGAGCGCGTTCTCACCCCGATTCCCATGGCCGTGGTGGACACCCGTGACGGGTGGCTCCTGTTCGACACGGGGATGAACTGCGAAGGCCTCCATGATCCCGAGGGCACGTGGGGCGAGCGGGCGAAGACGATCCAGCCCAGGCTGGTGCCCGAGGACGACGTCCGTCATCGGCTCGGCGAGGTGGGCGTGAACCCCGAGGAGATCCGTGTGGTCGTGAACTCGCACCTCCACTGGGATCACTGCGGGGGCAACCGCCTGTTCCGCCACTGCCCGATCGTGGCGCAGCGCGCCGAGATGGCCTTCGCGCGCGAACCGTCGGGGTGCGTCGGCGGCGGGTACATGGCGAACCATTTCGACCTGCCGCTCACGTACGACTTGATCGAGGGGAACCAGGAGATCGCGCCCGGCGTGCGCACCATGACGACTCGCGGCCACACGCCCGGGCACCAGTCACTGCTGGTCGACCTCGAGAGCGGCCGCCGCGTGGCCTTGTGTGCCGACGCCGCCTACACGTACGCCACCCTCGAGCACCGCCTGCTGTCGGACAACGTCTGGAACGGCGACGAGACTGCCAGCAGTCTCGAGCGCCTCCGGCGCCTCGATGCCGAGGGCGTGATGCTCGTCCCGGGACACGAGCCCGCGCTGTGGGCGCGGCTGGGTGCACCCCCGGTGCGGCTGACCTGA
- a CDS encoding acyl--CoA ligase, which yields MNLGTLLPKHARCRPDHLALVCGDDRLTFRELNARVNRLANGLVAAGLRKGDKLATVLPNCIEQLEIYLAATKTGTVVVPLSPMLQESGLASLLRNSDAVMVVTTAAFAGTLERLRAGLPAIRDDRYVLVDGAHPGFRSYAALVAGALESEPPEAGITGSDPYNIIYSSGTTGEPKGIVHTHDVRAGYCTLLGAACRMTPESVVLHAGSLVFNGAFIDMMPWLMLGATYVLHRAFDADAVIAEIERSRVTHIVMVPSQIVAVLHSPGFAPQRLESLEMLLTVGAPLHVEHKQRLNEALPGRFYELYGLTEGFVTVLDRTDAVRKMASVGVPLAFYEMRILDDAGREVPAGQVGEICGRGPMMMAGYYKRPDLTAQAIVGGWLHSGDLGYVDEDGYLYLVDRKKDMIISGGVNVYPRDIEEVAVQHPAVRETAVFGVPDSRWGETPVAAVVLRSAGAVSAGALADWINARVGAKFQRVSDVMIVDDFPRNVAGKTLKRVLQEQYRKTG from the coding sequence ATGAACCTCGGGACCCTGCTGCCGAAGCACGCCCGTTGCCGCCCCGACCACCTCGCGCTGGTGTGCGGCGACGACCGCCTGACCTTCCGCGAGCTCAACGCCCGCGTGAACCGCCTGGCCAACGGCCTCGTCGCCGCGGGGCTGCGGAAGGGGGACAAGCTCGCCACGGTGCTGCCCAACTGCATCGAGCAGCTCGAGATCTACCTGGCGGCGACCAAGACGGGCACCGTCGTCGTCCCGCTGAGCCCCATGCTCCAGGAGAGCGGGCTCGCCTCGCTGCTCCGGAACTCCGACGCGGTCATGGTCGTCACCACCGCGGCCTTCGCCGGCACGCTCGAACGGCTGCGCGCGGGGCTCCCAGCCATCCGCGACGATCGCTACGTCCTGGTGGACGGTGCGCACCCGGGATTCCGCTCGTACGCGGCGCTGGTGGCGGGCGCCCTCGAGAGCGAGCCGCCGGAGGCCGGGATCACTGGCAGCGACCCGTACAACATCATCTACTCGAGCGGCACCACGGGCGAGCCCAAGGGTATCGTCCACACCCACGACGTGCGGGCGGGCTACTGCACGCTCCTCGGCGCGGCGTGCCGCATGACGCCGGAGAGCGTGGTGCTGCACGCGGGCTCGCTCGTCTTCAACGGCGCCTTCATCGACATGATGCCGTGGCTCATGCTGGGCGCCACCTACGTCCTGCACCGGGCCTTCGACGCCGACGCGGTCATCGCCGAGATCGAGCGGAGCCGCGTCACGCACATCGTCATGGTGCCCTCGCAGATCGTCGCGGTGCTCCACAGCCCCGGCTTCGCCCCGCAGCGCCTGGAGTCCCTCGAGATGCTGCTCACCGTGGGCGCGCCGCTGCACGTGGAGCACAAGCAGCGGCTGAACGAGGCGCTGCCCGGCCGCTTCTACGAGCTGTACGGCCTCACCGAGGGCTTCGTCACCGTCCTCGACAGGACCGACGCCGTACGCAAGATGGCCTCCGTGGGCGTCCCGCTGGCCTTCTACGAGATGCGCATCCTGGACGACGCCGGCCGGGAAGTGCCCGCCGGTCAGGTGGGCGAGATCTGCGGCCGTGGTCCGATGATGATGGCCGGCTACTACAAGCGCCCCGATCTCACCGCCCAGGCCATCGTCGGCGGCTGGCTGCACTCCGGCGATCTCGGCTATGTGGACGAGGACGGCTACCTCTACCTCGTGGACCGCAAGAAGGACATGATCATCTCGGGCGGCGTGAACGTCTACCCACGCGACATCGAGGAGGTGGCGGTCCAGCACCCGGCGGTGCGGGAGACGGCGGTGTTCGGCGTGCCTGATTCCAGGTGGGGAGAGACGCCGGTGGCCGCGGTGGTGCTCCGCTCCGCGGGCGCGGTGTCGGCGGGCGCCCTCGCTGACTGGATCAACGCCCGCGTGGGCGCGAAGTTCCAGCGGGTGAGCGACGTGATGATCGTGGACGATTTCCCGCGGAACGTGGCGGGCAAGACCCTCAAGCGCGTCCTGCAGGAGCAGTACCGGAAGACCGGCTGA